A part of Nitrospirota bacterium genomic DNA contains:
- a CDS encoding winged helix-turn-helix domain-containing protein, translating into MQKNHNDLDIRSKIWIEVGGEPVFGRGRRFLLEAIDAYGSINRAAQEVDISFRKAWGHIKAMEERLGVKLIDRQTGGKNGGGAVLTAEARKFLKNYEALEKGIQELVDKRFRKIFKGGAHV; encoded by the coding sequence ATGCAAAAAAACCATAACGACCTGGATATCAGATCAAAGATCTGGATTGAAGTCGGCGGTGAGCCTGTGTTTGGCCGCGGCAGGCGTTTTCTCCTTGAAGCAATAGACGCCTACGGTTCGATCAATCGGGCGGCGCAGGAAGTTGATATCTCCTTTCGCAAGGCGTGGGGCCATATCAAGGCCATGGAAGAGCGGCTCGGCGTGAAGCTTATCGACAGGCAAACCGGGGGAAAGAACGGCGGAGGCGCTGTTTTGACGGCTGAGGCGCGGAAGTTTCTGAAGAATTACGAGGCACTGGAAAAAGGCATACAAGAGCTCGTCGATAAACGGTTCAGAAAAATATTCAAGGGAGGCGCCCATGTGTGA
- a CDS encoding FmdE family protein — translation MRMKHQTQCASLFEELLAGSVKVHGHLCAGQVLGVRMSMLGLREIGISDPKGKDRKNIIVFVEMDRCATDAVQSVTGCSLGRRTMKFMDYGKMAVTFLNLKTNKAVRIFAREDSREKAKACYPEIENKYAGQLEAYKVMSDEDLFDVMEVTVKLRQEDMPGRPMRRVKCDSCGEHVQDMRESYQDGNVLCVACARGGYYEEIEPFVAVRYAKKP, via the coding sequence CAGACGCAATGTGCATCACTATTCGAGGAGTTGCTGGCCGGGTCTGTAAAAGTGCACGGTCACCTGTGCGCGGGACAGGTGCTTGGGGTGAGGATGTCCATGCTCGGACTGCGCGAAATAGGCATCAGCGACCCGAAGGGCAAAGACCGGAAGAACATCATCGTTTTCGTTGAAATGGACCGGTGCGCCACGGACGCGGTCCAGTCGGTCACGGGATGCAGCCTCGGGCGACGGACCATGAAGTTTATGGATTACGGCAAGATGGCGGTGACGTTTCTCAACCTCAAAACAAACAAGGCAGTGCGGATATTTGCCCGTGAGGATTCCCGGGAGAAAGCAAAGGCATGTTACCCGGAGATCGAGAATAAATATGCCGGACAGCTTGAGGCTTATAAGGTCATGTCCGATGAGGATCTTTTTGACGTGATGGAAGTTACCGTTAAGCTGCGTCAAGAGGACATGCCGGGACGACCGATGCGCAGAGTGAAATGTGACTCCTGCGGCGAGCACGTCCAGGACATGCGAGAAAGCTATCAGGACGGCAACGTCCTGTGTGTTGCCTGCGCCAGGGGCGGCTACTATGAAGAAATAGAACCCTTCGTGGCGGTGCGTTATGCAAAAAAACCATAA